From Aristaeella lactis, the proteins below share one genomic window:
- a CDS encoding histidinol-phosphatase — MKDLHMHTVFSDGKNTPEEMILEAIRLGLDTVGISDHSHLDPCGMTLEATEEYHREIARLKEKYAGQIRVLCGLERDFISDDFSDYDYVIGSVHLLTMPDGHHVSIDWTAEKQREGVEKYFGGDWYAFAEAYYATEARVVEVTKCDIIGHFDLITKFIEQEPAFDVHHPRYVKAWQNAVDELLKTGKPFEINTGAISRGYRTEPYPSREIRDYIRAHGGKMILSSDSHQVETIAYKFEDYIDEI; from the coding sequence ATGAAAGATCTGCACATGCACACGGTGTTTTCCGACGGAAAGAATACGCCGGAGGAAATGATCCTGGAGGCGATCCGGCTGGGACTGGATACGGTTGGTATCTCCGACCACAGCCACCTGGATCCCTGCGGCATGACCCTGGAAGCCACGGAGGAATACCACAGGGAGATCGCACGGCTGAAGGAAAAGTATGCCGGGCAGATCCGGGTGCTGTGCGGCCTGGAACGGGATTTCATCTCCGATGATTTTTCGGACTATGATTATGTGATCGGCTCGGTGCACCTGCTGACGATGCCGGACGGCCATCACGTTTCCATTGACTGGACCGCGGAAAAACAGCGGGAAGGCGTGGAAAAGTATTTCGGCGGCGACTGGTATGCCTTCGCGGAAGCGTATTACGCGACAGAGGCCAGGGTAGTGGAAGTGACGAAATGCGACATCATCGGCCACTTTGACCTGATCACGAAGTTCATCGAGCAGGAACCGGCGTTTGACGTACACCACCCCAGGTATGTGAAGGCCTGGCAGAACGCGGTGGATGAGCTGCTGAAGACCGGAAAGCCTTTCGAGATCAATACCGGGGCGATTTCCCGTGGATACCGGACAGAACCCTATCCGAGCCGGGAGATCCGGGACTATATCAGGGCACACGGAGGGAAAATGATCCTTTCGAGTGACAGCCACCAGGTTGAAACGATAGCGTATAAGTTTGAAGATTATATCGATGAGATATAA
- the hisF gene encoding imidazole glycerol phosphate synthase subunit HisF, translating to MITKRIIPCLDVKDGRVVKGVNFQKLGDVASPVELAKYYSENGADELVFYDITASAEGRALFTDILTETARTVFIPLTVGGGINTTADFDRVLKCGADKVSVNSGAIRDPSLVGKAAKLYGDQCVVLSVDVKRVDGVFRIFAKGGRENTGMEAIEWVRRCVGEGAGEVVVNSMDTDGVKQGFDLELLEKVCDVVKVPVIASGGAGCIGDFITLFKALPGVDAGLAASIFHFGEVAINDLKREMQKNGIPARL from the coding sequence ATGATCACAAAACGAATCATTCCCTGCCTGGACGTGAAGGACGGGCGTGTAGTGAAGGGTGTCAACTTCCAGAAGCTCGGGGATGTGGCGTCTCCGGTGGAACTGGCGAAGTATTACAGCGAGAACGGCGCGGACGAGCTGGTGTTCTATGACATCACGGCTTCCGCGGAAGGCCGGGCGCTGTTTACGGATATCCTGACTGAAACCGCAAGGACGGTGTTTATTCCGCTGACTGTCGGCGGAGGCATCAATACCACAGCGGACTTTGACCGGGTGCTGAAGTGCGGCGCGGATAAGGTGTCCGTCAACTCCGGCGCGATCCGGGATCCCTCGCTGGTGGGAAAGGCCGCGAAGCTCTACGGCGATCAGTGCGTGGTGCTGAGCGTGGACGTGAAGCGGGTGGACGGTGTGTTCCGGATTTTCGCCAAGGGCGGCCGGGAAAATACCGGCATGGAGGCCATTGAATGGGTCCGCCGTTGCGTCGGGGAAGGTGCCGGGGAGGTTGTGGTCAACTCCATGGATACCGACGGCGTGAAACAGGGGTTTGACCTGGAGCTGCTGGAAAAGGTTTGCGATGTGGTGAAGGTGCCGGTGATCGCTTCCGGCGGGGCCGGATGCATCGGGGACTTTATTACGCTGTTCAAGGCGCTGCCCGGGGTGGATGCGGGGCTCGCTGCATCGATCTTCCACTTTGGAGAAGTGGCTATTAATGACCTGAAGCGGGAAATGCAGAAGAACGGAATTCCTGCAAGGTTATGA
- the hisH gene encoding imidazole glycerol phosphate synthase subunit HisH yields MIAIIDYGVGNLFSLRSSFAAIGQEAVVTSDIEEIRRADRLILPGVGAFQDAAEKLRASGMDRAVKEETAKGKPLMGVCLGMQMLFERSYEYGVHEGLGLLKGEIRPIAERIPEGLKIPQMGWNSLKIVKESPLLKYTREGEYVYFVHSYSAVNCDESLLAVTEYGADLTACVGKGNVFGCQFHPEKSGEVGLRILKAFCETEGI; encoded by the coding sequence ATGATCGCGATCATCGATTACGGCGTGGGAAACCTGTTTTCCCTCCGCTCCTCCTTTGCGGCCATCGGACAGGAAGCGGTGGTGACCAGCGATATTGAGGAGATCCGCCGGGCGGACCGGCTGATCCTTCCCGGCGTCGGCGCTTTCCAGGACGCGGCGGAGAAGCTGCGGGCCTCCGGCATGGACCGGGCGGTGAAGGAAGAAACGGCCAAAGGGAAGCCGCTGATGGGCGTATGCCTGGGCATGCAGATGCTGTTTGAACGCAGCTATGAATACGGCGTACATGAGGGACTGGGCCTGCTGAAGGGTGAGATCCGGCCCATTGCCGAACGGATCCCGGAAGGCCTGAAGATTCCCCAGATGGGCTGGAACAGCCTGAAGATTGTGAAGGAATCGCCGCTGCTGAAGTATACCCGGGAAGGGGAGTACGTCTATTTTGTACACTCCTACAGCGCGGTGAACTGCGATGAAAGCCTGCTGGCCGTGACGGAATACGGCGCGGACCTGACCGCCTGCGTGGGAAAGGGCAATGTGTTCGGATGCCAGTTCCACCCGGAAAAGAGTGGAGAAGTCGGCCTGAGGATCCTAAAAGCATTCTGTGAAACGGAGGGAATCTGA
- the hisA gene encoding 1-(5-phosphoribosyl)-5-[(5-phosphoribosylamino)methylideneamino]imidazole-4-carboxamide isomerase yields the protein MILFPAIDLYEGKAVRLFKGDYAQMTVYSEHPEEIAKDFAAKGATHAHLVDLEGAKNGTTPNLETVLRIKNAAGLFCEIGGGIRSMETVKTYLSAGLDRVILGTAAVEDPAFLREAVNTYGEKIAVGVDVRDGYVAIKGWMEKSALPFMDFCREMESIGVKTLICTDISRDGAMRGTNREMYRQLSETLGLQITASGGVSTLEDVESLRKMNLYGAIIGKAYYTGDIDLKKAIEAAR from the coding sequence ATGATTCTTTTCCCTGCCATTGATTTATATGAAGGTAAAGCTGTGCGCCTGTTCAAGGGCGATTACGCACAGATGACCGTATACAGCGAGCATCCCGAGGAGATCGCGAAGGATTTTGCCGCCAAAGGCGCGACCCACGCCCACCTGGTTGACCTGGAAGGCGCGAAAAACGGAACGACGCCGAACCTGGAAACGGTGCTGCGCATCAAAAACGCAGCCGGGCTTTTCTGTGAGATCGGCGGCGGTATCCGCAGCATGGAAACGGTGAAGACGTATCTTTCCGCCGGCCTGGACCGGGTGATCCTGGGGACCGCGGCGGTGGAAGACCCCGCTTTCCTTCGGGAAGCGGTGAACACATACGGCGAAAAGATTGCCGTGGGCGTGGACGTCCGTGACGGCTATGTGGCGATCAAGGGCTGGATGGAGAAATCCGCCCTGCCTTTCATGGATTTCTGCCGGGAGATGGAAAGCATCGGAGTGAAAACGCTGATCTGCACGGACATTTCCAGGGACGGCGCCATGCGCGGAACCAACCGGGAAATGTACCGGCAGCTGTCTGAAACACTGGGACTGCAGATTACGGCTTCCGGCGGCGTATCCACCCTGGAGGATGTGGAGAGCCTGCGGAAGATGAACCTGTACGGCGCCATTATCGGCAAGGCGTACTATACCGGGGATATCGACCTGAAGAAAGCGATTGAGGCTGCAAGATGA
- the hisD gene encoding histidinol dehydrogenase: MIRIMKYGEVSNDEIFARAMPTVNVTDKVAEIIRNVRERGDEALREYTEKFDGAKLDSLLVTPAEMEEALAATTPEFMAVLEKAAANIRKFHTRQVRNSFIINDEPGVVMGQKVIPVDRAGIYVPGGTAPLSSTVLMDVIPAKIAGVKEVVLATPPGKDGKINAAILAAAKVAGADKIVKAGGAQAIAALAYGTESVPKTDKIVGPGNAFVAEAKRQVYGVVSIDMIAGPSEILVAADGKSNPAYLAADLLSQAEHDKVASAVLVTDSMELAEQVRDELEKQIPELDRSEIARVSIDNNGKIIVAEDLKTVIDIANEIAPEHLELCVDNPFDWLDSIRHAGSVFLGRNCPEALGDYLAGPNHTLPTQGTAKFSSPLSVDDFVKKTQYTYFTKEALAAVAEDVAAFARMEGLTGHARSAVIRTSCNEK; this comes from the coding sequence ATGATCCGTATTATGAAATACGGCGAGGTATCCAATGATGAGATCTTCGCCCGGGCTATGCCTACCGTAAACGTGACAGACAAGGTTGCGGAGATCATCCGCAATGTGCGGGAGCGGGGAGACGAAGCCCTGCGTGAATATACCGAAAAGTTTGACGGCGCGAAGCTGGACAGCCTCCTGGTGACACCCGCGGAAATGGAAGAAGCGCTGGCGGCGACCACCCCTGAGTTTATGGCTGTTCTGGAAAAGGCCGCGGCCAACATCCGGAAATTCCACACCCGCCAGGTGAGGAATTCCTTCATTATCAATGATGAGCCCGGCGTGGTCATGGGCCAGAAGGTGATTCCTGTGGATCGGGCCGGCATCTATGTGCCGGGCGGAACGGCGCCGCTGTCCTCCACTGTGCTGATGGACGTGATCCCGGCGAAGATCGCGGGTGTGAAGGAAGTTGTCCTGGCAACGCCTCCCGGAAAAGACGGAAAGATCAATGCCGCGATCCTGGCCGCCGCCAAAGTAGCCGGAGCGGACAAGATCGTCAAGGCCGGCGGTGCGCAGGCAATCGCCGCCCTGGCATACGGAACGGAATCCGTGCCGAAGACAGACAAGATCGTGGGGCCCGGAAACGCCTTTGTGGCGGAAGCCAAGCGGCAGGTTTACGGTGTTGTTTCCATTGATATGATCGCCGGCCCCAGCGAGATCCTGGTGGCGGCTGACGGCAAGTCCAATCCCGCCTACCTGGCGGCGGACCTGCTGAGCCAGGCGGAACACGACAAAGTGGCCAGCGCGGTGCTGGTAACGGATTCCATGGAGCTGGCCGAACAGGTGCGGGATGAACTGGAAAAGCAGATCCCCGAACTGGATCGCAGCGAGATCGCCCGGGTATCCATTGACAACAATGGCAAGATCATTGTGGCGGAAGACCTGAAGACAGTGATCGATATTGCCAACGAGATCGCGCCGGAGCACCTGGAACTGTGCGTGGACAATCCTTTTGACTGGCTGGACAGCATCCGGCATGCCGGATCGGTCTTCCTGGGCAGGAACTGCCCGGAAGCGCTGGGCGATTACCTGGCCGGCCCCAACCACACCCTGCCGACCCAGGGAACGGCGAAGTTCTCCAGCCCCCTGTCCGTGGATGACTTTGTAAAGAAGACACAGTATACCTACTTTACAAAGGAAGCACTGGCTGCGGTGGCCGAGGATGTGGCTGCCTTCGCCCGGATGGAGGGACTGACGGGGCATGCGCGAAGTGCGGTCATTCGCACTTCGTGCAATGAAAAATGA
- the hisB gene encoding imidazoleglycerol-phosphate dehydratase HisB produces the protein MRQAEVNRKTGETDIRILLNIDGTGKSVIDTGVGFLDHMLTLFARHGRFDLEVSCKGDTYVDDHHSVEDIGIALGKAFEQAMGDKKGVTRYGSTILPMDESLILTAVDLSGRGLLVYDLQIPAEKVGTFDTELTEEFFRALAHNAGATLHIRQLAGGNSHHIIEGAFKSAARSLRTAVAIDPACAGEIPSTKGVL, from the coding sequence ATGAGACAGGCTGAAGTGAACCGCAAAACAGGTGAAACGGATATCCGGATCCTGCTGAACATTGACGGAACAGGAAAAAGCGTGATCGACACAGGCGTTGGATTCCTGGATCACATGCTGACGCTGTTCGCCCGGCACGGGCGCTTTGACCTGGAGGTTTCCTGCAAGGGTGATACCTATGTGGATGACCATCACTCCGTTGAGGATATCGGCATCGCGCTGGGAAAGGCGTTTGAGCAGGCCATGGGCGACAAGAAAGGCGTGACCCGCTACGGCAGCACGATCCTACCCATGGATGAAAGCCTGATCCTGACGGCGGTGGATCTTTCCGGACGGGGCCTGCTGGTGTATGACCTGCAGATCCCGGCTGAAAAAGTCGGTACCTTTGACACGGAGCTGACGGAAGAGTTCTTCCGGGCCCTGGCTCACAACGCGGGCGCTACGCTGCACATCCGGCAGCTTGCGGGCGGAAACAGCCACCACATCATTGAAGGCGCTTTCAAGAGCGCGGCACGCAGCCTGCGGACCGCCGTGGCGATCGATCCGGCCTGTGCCGGAGAGATTCCTTCCACGAAAGGAGTTCTGTGA
- the hisG gene encoding ATP phosphoribosyltransferase, translating into MLNIALPKGRLGEKVYAMFAKAGFECPALMENSRKLIFDNEEAGVRYFWVKPSDVAIYVERGAADIGVAGKDILLEYQPDVYELLDLNVGKCRMAVAAPAGFRDDPNRTLRVATKFSRIARDYYSSIGRDIDIIHLNGSIEIAPILGLSDVIVDIVETGTTLRENNLSVIEEIVPISARLIANKSGFKFRTEQIERLTEGLRKEVQEA; encoded by the coding sequence GTGCTTAATATCGCGCTGCCCAAGGGAAGACTGGGCGAGAAAGTATATGCCATGTTCGCCAAAGCCGGCTTTGAATGCCCGGCACTGATGGAGAACAGCCGGAAACTGATCTTCGACAACGAGGAAGCCGGCGTACGTTATTTCTGGGTGAAGCCGTCTGACGTGGCGATCTATGTGGAACGCGGCGCAGCCGATATCGGCGTGGCCGGAAAGGATATCCTGCTGGAGTACCAGCCGGACGTCTATGAACTGCTGGACCTGAATGTGGGCAAATGCCGGATGGCAGTCGCCGCGCCGGCAGGATTCCGGGATGATCCGAACCGCACACTGCGCGTTGCCACCAAGTTTTCCCGGATCGCCCGGGATTACTACTCTTCCATCGGCAGGGATATCGACATCATCCACCTGAACGGTTCCATTGAGATCGCCCCGATCCTGGGGCTGTCCGATGTTATCGTGGATATCGTTGAGACCGGTACCACCCTGCGGGAGAATAACCTCTCCGTTATCGAAGAGATCGTTCCGATCTCAGCCCGGCTGATCGCCAACAAGTCCGGATTCAAATTCCGGACAGAGCAGATCGAGCGGCTGACCGAGGGACTCAGAAAGGAAGTGCAGGAAGCATGA
- the hisC gene encoding histidinol-phosphate transaminase gives MSRFFSEKYKNLVAYVPGEQPRDQKYIKLNTNENPYPPLPEVAEAVRAESEKLYLYSDTECVELRKILAERLNVSAEELLMTNGSDEILNFAFMAFCDSKTPAVFADVTYGFYPVFADINMLPYEEIPLKEDLTIDITDYFGKNGTIFIANPNAPTAIALGRDEIEEIVKRNPGNIVVVDEAYVDFGAESCVPLIRKYDNLLVTQTFSKSRSMAGARLGMGIGNPELIRDLNTVKYSLNPYNVNRLTHAAGVACLKKDEYNIRNCGIIMETRDRTAKALRDLGFEMTESRTNFLFARHPAVSGEELYLELKKRGILIRHFSKERIRDYNRITIGTPEQMDALIANIKDILEEKK, from the coding sequence ATGAGCCGGTTCTTTTCGGAAAAGTATAAAAACCTGGTGGCTTATGTTCCCGGTGAACAGCCCAGGGATCAGAAATACATCAAGCTGAACACCAATGAGAATCCCTATCCGCCGCTGCCGGAAGTGGCTGAGGCGGTCCGGGCGGAAAGCGAAAAGCTGTACCTGTATTCCGATACGGAATGCGTGGAACTGCGGAAGATCCTGGCGGAAAGGCTGAACGTATCCGCTGAGGAGCTGCTGATGACCAACGGCTCGGATGAGATCCTCAATTTTGCTTTCATGGCTTTCTGCGACAGCAAAACCCCGGCAGTCTTCGCGGACGTGACCTACGGCTTCTATCCGGTTTTCGCGGATATTAATATGCTTCCCTATGAGGAGATCCCCCTGAAGGAAGATCTGACCATTGATATCACCGATTACTTCGGAAAGAACGGGACGATCTTTATCGCCAACCCCAACGCGCCGACAGCCATTGCCCTGGGCCGGGATGAGATCGAGGAGATCGTGAAACGGAATCCGGGGAACATTGTGGTAGTGGATGAGGCATATGTGGACTTCGGCGCGGAAAGCTGTGTGCCGCTGATCCGGAAATACGACAACCTGCTGGTTACCCAGACATTCTCTAAGTCCCGCTCCATGGCGGGTGCCCGGCTGGGAATGGGAATCGGCAATCCGGAACTGATCCGGGACCTGAACACGGTGAAGTATTCCCTGAATCCCTACAATGTTAACCGGCTGACACACGCGGCAGGCGTTGCGTGCCTGAAAAAGGACGAATATAATATAAGAAACTGCGGGATCATCATGGAAACGCGGGACCGTACCGCCAAGGCGCTGCGGGACCTGGGCTTTGAAATGACAGAATCCCGGACCAATTTCCTGTTTGCCCGGCATCCGGCGGTTTCCGGTGAGGAGCTGTACCTTGAACTGAAGAAGCGGGGAATCCTGATCCGCCACTTCAGCAAGGAACGCATCAGGGACTATAACCGCATCACGATCGGAACACCGGAGCAGATGGACGCCCTGATCGCCAACATCAAAGACATCCTGGAGGAGAAAAAATGA
- the hisIE gene encoding bifunctional phosphoribosyl-AMP cyclohydrolase/phosphoribosyl-ATP diphosphatase HisIE, with the protein MLNIDELKFDEKGLIPAIVVDAVSGKVLMMAYMNRESLKVSMEKGLTCFWSRSRQELWLKGETSGNYQHIVSITADCDRDTLLVKVEKDGPACHTGTETCFNDVIWESDELHEFTYEGLMELIAGRKTEKKEGSYTTYLFEKGLDKILKKVGEETTEVIIAAKDKDKKNTVYEIADLAYHVMVLMIEAGISLEDIHKELASRHVIDKKVKQEKMV; encoded by the coding sequence ATGCTGAACATCGATGAACTGAAGTTTGACGAGAAGGGCCTGATCCCGGCCATTGTGGTGGATGCCGTAAGCGGCAAGGTGCTGATGATGGCCTATATGAACAGGGAAAGCCTGAAGGTTTCCATGGAGAAGGGACTGACCTGCTTCTGGAGCAGGAGCCGCCAGGAACTGTGGCTGAAGGGCGAGACCAGCGGCAACTACCAGCATATTGTGTCCATCACGGCGGACTGCGACCGGGATACGCTGCTGGTGAAAGTGGAAAAGGACGGGCCGGCCTGCCATACGGGTACGGAAACCTGCTTCAATGACGTGATCTGGGAAAGCGATGAGCTGCATGAGTTCACCTATGAGGGACTGATGGAACTGATCGCCGGCCGGAAGACCGAAAAGAAGGAAGGTTCCTACACCACCTATCTGTTTGAAAAGGGCCTGGATAAAATCCTGAAGAAGGTGGGCGAAGAGACCACGGAAGTGATCATTGCCGCTAAGGACAAGGACAAGAAAAACACGGTCTATGAGATCGCTGATCTGGCGTACCATGTGATGGTACTGATGATCGAGGCGGGTATCTCCCTGGAGGATATTCACAAGGAACTGGCCTCCCGCCACGTGATCGACAAAAAGGTAAAGCAGGAGAAAATGGTCTGA